A genome region from Salvia splendens isolate huo1 chromosome 19, SspV2, whole genome shotgun sequence includes the following:
- the LOC121779338 gene encoding LEAF RUST 10 DISEASE-RESISTANCE LOCUS RECEPTOR-LIKE PROTEIN KINASE-like 2.3 yields the protein MSTFLLLLLPLFHHLSQANFTPLCTPSCGVIHNISYPFRLKGDPGHCGDPRFELHCENNVASLSLKSQNYNVKAIDYQNYTIRLADASLKNHDICSFPIHSIYPYPFAHYNPYESPISPTYPYDYKDTFINLMNCPNPLNNSSTFTNITSHCSSFNGGYSYVKVGRMNASDIPHLCGLDLMAMTSWEFRELNNVSLSEIHTSLLYGFELAFCTVCPVTPSSTPTAALLAIPLVVLGVMCALISPPIFTVVGLVALLQLSTLTVGLLYNAIGLPRGERDSLASPWAGIELGTELIILVPRFILFPVAVCILIKKFRRRHKSMYKRIESFLRSDNNITPIKYSYSDIKKMTKGFQDKLGEGGYGSVYKGKLRSGFHVAVKLLGKSGASGQDFMNEIATIGRIHHVNIVKLVGYCAQGSKHALVYDFMPNGSLEKYLFNRDKTISLSWDMKFEIAVGVARGIEYLHRGCDVQILHFDIKPHNILLDDNFIPKLSDFGLAKVFPTNKTTVTMTATRGTIGYVAPELISRSIGAISYKADVYSFGMLLMEMVSLKRDLIGNNDNSSQYFPYWIYDYFNLGKDIEVVNGGDDEIDDDSWRKFGRKMTIVALWCIQMSPNDRPSMNKVLEMLEGDIERLKIPEYPSQFIQTSVDQTCSTDSVSLLEHDEASPSVDIIVEE from the exons ATGTCCacattcctcctcctcctccttccaTTATTCCACCATTTATCTCAAGCTAATTTTACTCCCCTCTGCACTCCTTCCTGCGGTGTCATTCACAATATCAGCTACCCTTTCCGCCTCAAGGGCGACCCCGGCCACTGTGGTGACCCCAGATTCGAACTACATTGCGAAAACAACGTagcctccctctctctcaaatCCCAAAACTACAATGTCAAAGCAATCGACTACCAAAACTACACCATCAGGCTGGCTGATGCTTCCCTCAAAAATCATGACATCTGTTCTTTCCCCATTCATTCCATATATCCCTACCCCTTTGCACATTATAATCCTTACGAATCCCCAATATCTCCCACCTATCCATATGATTACAAAGACACCTTTATCAATCTGATGAACTGTCCTAATCCCTTGAACAACTCTTCCACCTTTACCAATATCACATCTCATTGTTCTTCATTTAACGGCGGATATTCATACGTAAAGGTCGGACGCATGAATGCCTCAGACATACCGCATCTGTGCGGACTGGATCTCATGGCAATGACATCGTGGGAGTTTCGGGAGCTCAACAATGTATCGCTTTCGGAAATCCACACATCTCTCTTGTATGGATTTGAACTCGCCTTCTGCACAGTTTGCCCAGTAACGCCATCTTCCACTCCCACAGCTG CGCTGCTTGCGATTCCTCTTGTTGTTCTAG GTGTGATGTGTGCATTAATAAGCCCTCCTATATTCACCGTCGTTGGACTCGTGGCTCTATTACAACTCTCGACGCTAACTGTCGGTTTACTATACAACGCCATCGGACTACCCCGTGGGGAAC GAGACAGTCTCGCATCTCCTTGGGCTGGCATTGAATTAGGAACAG aattaattattttggtaCCAAGGTTCATCCTTTTTCCTGTcgctgtgtgtattttgatcaAGAAATTTCGGAGGAGGCATAAGTCCATGTATAAAAGAATTGAAAGCTTCTTACGAAGTGACAACAATATCACACCAATTAAATATTCATATTCAGACATCAAAAAGATGACCAAAGGCTTTCAAGATAAATTAGGTGAAGGAGGCTATGGTTCTGTCTACAAGGGGAAGCTACGAAGTGGATTTCATGTAGCAGTCAAATTACTTGGAAAATCGGGAGCAAGTGGACAAGACTTTATGAATGAGATAGCAACTATTGGAAGGATACACCATGTCAATATTGTCAAATTAGTTGGATATTGTGCGCAAGGCTCCAAACATGCTCTCGTTTATGATTTCATGCCCAACGGTTCCCTAGAGAAATATCTTTTCAATAGAGACAAAACGATCTCATTGAGTTGGGATATGAAGTTTGAGATTGCAGTTGGTGTTGCTCGTGGGATTGAGTATCTGCACCGAGGGTGTGATGTTCAGATCCTGCATTTTGACATCAAGCCTCATAACATACTTCTTGATGATAACTTCATCCCGAAATTATCAGATTTTGGGCTAGCAAAGGTTTTCCCAACTAATAAAACCACCGTGACCATGACTGCTACTAGAGGAACCATAGGATACGTTGCTCCTGAACTAATTAGCAGAAGTATCGGAGCAATCTCTTACAAGGCTGATGTTTATAGTTTCGGGATGTTGCTGATGGAGATGGTGAGTTTAAAGAGAGATTTGATAGGGAACAATGACAATTCTAGCCAGTATTTTCCATATTGGATATATGACTACTTCAACCTAGGGAAGGATATTGAAGTCGTGAATGGTGgtgatgatgagattgatgatgatAGTTGGAGGAAATTTGGTCGGAAGATGACAATAGTTGCATTATGGTGCATACAGATGAGCCCAAATGATCGTCCATCAATGAATAAAGTCTTAGAAATGTTGGAAGGTGATATTGAACGTCTAAAGATTCCTGAATATCCTTCTCAATTTATTCAAACTTCCGTAGACCAAACATGTTCCACTGATTCAGTATCATTGCTGGAACATGACGAGGCTTCACCCAGTGTTGATATTATTGTTGAAGAGTAA